Genomic DNA from Prunus persica cultivar Lovell chromosome G1, Prunus_persica_NCBIv2, whole genome shotgun sequence:
TCATGCCGACCCGGCCATGAGGCTTCTCTTTGAAAAGGTCCGGCATCTGGAGAGCGAACAACATCGCAGCCATCAACCCTTCTGGTCAAAACCACGACCGGGGCCCTTTACTGAACGTATCCTCCACTACCACCAGGAGAAAGATATCCAGCCGCTCCGCATCGCCTTCTACACTGGCACGGAGGACCCTCTCACCCATATCCACTCCTTCCAGTCTGCCCTTGGGTGCAAAGGCCTCACTGACGAAGGCATGTGCCTCCTCTTCCCTTCCACCCTTAGTGGCGCGGCCCCAAACTGGTTCTATAAACTCCACCCCCGCACCATCAACTCGTTCGACAGTCTCAAGCAGACCTTCCTGGATCATTTTATGATCCAGACTGATCGCCTATACTCCGCCGACGACTTGTATATGCTTCAGCAAGCTGAGGACGAACCCCTTCGGGAATATGCAGCCCGGTTCAGTCACGAATACTACCGCTTCCCAGAGACTAACGATCGCACTGCCTTTGGGGCTTTTAAGAGTGGCCTCCGCGAGTCCAACTTTCGCTACCTGGTTCATAGCAATAGTTGTAACACATATACAGAGCTAATGAAGAAGGCAGCGGTCCATGCCAAGGCTGAATACTTTAATTCTAAGCGTGGCCCAGCCAACTTGGCGCGTAACACTTTCGCTGATCCTCCATTTGCTTCAGTACCTCCTTCAGCCTCACCTCAACATTCTATCCCCGCCCCAAGCACCCAGGGTACCCAAAAACCAAAGCGGAAGGATAGCTACCCGTACCCCTTCAGCAATAACAAACGTGGCAGACATGGCAACCACCACCAATCTAGTGGAGGCAACCCTCCCAAGACAGCTGATCGGGCCCCACTTCCATTCACACCCAGGCCCAAGTTCGAGGTTTTTGCCACCCTCAACACCACCTATGAGAATGTCTTGGTGCGTGAAGCCCTTATCATCCCCAAGCCACCCCCCCGAAGACCATCCAGCAAGCCCATGCCAAACACGGGTGTCTTCTGCTGCTTTCATCAATTCAGCGGCCAAGACACCGAATCTTGTGTTGCGTTGCGCAACATAATAGAAGGGCTCATCCGTGAGGGAAAATTGGACAGATATGTGCACAACCTAGCACCTCCGCCTAACCCCCCCAACAACAAATCAACATGATCTCCACCATCAGTGGTGGCCCTACCCTGGCTGGCACCTCCAACAACTCAATCAAACATTATGTCCGCTCCACCTATGGGCACCAGGTCTTCAGCATCGAGCAGGGACGCTTGCCGAAGACCCAAAAGTCGGGCTGGGCCCCCATTACCTTCTGCGAGGAGGAAGAGCGCGGTGTTATCCTCCCCCATGATGATCCACTCATTATCCGGGCTGACATTTCTAATTTCGACGTTGGGCGTATCTTGGTGGACACTGGCGCTCGGTCAGTGTGATGTTTGCTGACGCTTTCAACGAGCTCCAGGTCCCGTCTCACTTACTCGACCGAAGCATCATACCCCTTGTGAGCTTCTCGGGTGATGTGGTCCAGCCCATTGGCAGCATTCATCTCCCTATATCTGTTGGGGCCGCACCCCGGCGGGCGACGATCACTACCCCCTTCCTTATCGTTGACTGTCCCACAGCTTACAACGTCATCCTTGGACGCCCCGCCTTGGCCCAAATGAGGGCTTTTATTTCCACACATATGCTGCTGCTGAAGTTCCCTACGCCTAATGGCATAGGCACGGTGTGCGGCGACCAACTCGGTGCCCGAAGTTGCTATGCTTCAGCAGTCAAATCCACTAATCGCCAACATAGGCGTAAGGCCCTCGTGGTATCCAAGGCTCCAGCTCCTCCTCAAGCTGGCACAGAACGACCTGAGGACCCAAGGGAGGAGTCGGTCACACAGCAGGCCGAACCTGTGAAAGACCTGGAGCTGGTTACTCTTCATGACGACATCCCGGATCGGCAAGTCCGAATCGGCACCTCCATATCTCAAGAGCTTCGCTCTGACCTTGTCGCCTTCCTCTGCCTTAACTCCGAAGTCTTCGCATGGTTCTACAATGACATGCCTGACATATCACCAGACATCATATCCCATAGGCTTAGCGTCAATCTTACCATTTGACCCGTCCGACAGAAGCGTCGCGCTTACGACCccgacactactacaaaaagtgaaaaagacgaccagaaaacaacgacggtctaagtgaaaaccgtcgtggtttttaaaaagacgacggttctaaaaacaccgtcgtgtaataccaccttagacaactaaaaatggagattcaaatggctgttcaaaaacaacgacgtacctaattaaaaaaccgacgtctatttgaaacagatttccgcagtgtaaaatcaaagccaacaaagaacggcagaagttatgaatcgaccgacgtagaaagtaaagacgacgatttcaataaaagccgccatttttactcataaaataacacgacgaaattttcgtataagacgccgtataattacaaacaaatcgacggctttaaaatacaaaatgtcgccgtattaaattaatttacaacgacggaaaatataaatatatcgacgttattctcgtatagttctacgacgttatctttaaatcgtactataaaatttaacgtcgtatttattaattttatacgtcgtacctttaatttaaaccgtcgtcttaataagaatttttgttaacaattttttcctttattttcttatcctacgtcggtagatctacttaatgacaagaattgaaatctgtcatccaaaaaagaaactttacataatccagaacattaatttccttcattttaaatttcctctggaaaaaaaactctatttataacgcactgtaattgaaaaataaactgaaaggtcacgggaaaaaaatttctattcataatttaacaattcaaatccacgtcggttatattaaacctaacgacgttaaatgaaaagattccacgtcgcaaaacaaatattgcgtcgtgttagtttatggtttctttaatagtttcagtttctttaacagtttggtcctttatctttctgcatgtcttgtatagttcaaagcattgacttgtatagttcagagtatagttcaaagcactgattcgattgctcatgctttatcgcattcatgaagccatttctattctttatcgcattcttgaaacccatcttcttcttctgaagctctacggataaaggaagaggctatcacaaatctgacggatcttcttagccaagaaaatcaagcagaggatcaggcacatctgatcttcagatttccctgagaagcgaactttccttcgacagcgagtggaggccaggcttgcatctcttttgatggaaagcaaggagtattcagaagcactaaatgtcctatcaggcttgatcaaggaagtgagaaggctagttgacaagcttcttcttgtggacatagatttgatgcgagtaagctcaatttctctttgagaaagacatccaaattactgtctttgagatgtgagagacagtgtctctgagagaggaagaacttggaaccctaaatgtaaaccgaaaatgaatgaaagcgacaaatttatagaataaatttttaaaaccaacggcggtccttacaaaaaaaccgccgtttaaattttaaaatcaacgtcgttatgaccgacgtatattacataaatccacgtcggtaaattaataaaaccgacgtgttaaatgatctaccatgacgcgagttattacttatgtactttaatttttgagtttactacgacggtacctacaacactactgtcgtacttatttaccacgtccgaggTTAAACGtactgtcgtattttgtaatttatacgtcgtagttatatgtaaccgccgtattattttttgaaatggttttatatgtaagcaacttttcgtgtaCCTatcttacacatgcactgtttccaaacccgattaaaaatttcaatctcccagagaaaacttttagacttttttccttgtcagagcactttcagagtatctcatcgtcttcctctcgtcttcttcgtcgtctctgaacttaaacatcgatcgtcttcctcttgctttcattgcacgcaaaaggtaagctttcattttcactattttggttgctgttttgcatgctcatacgttttttgtttgaaaaatctttttaccttttttctggccaaaatcattttacttctttccaagttcgaaaaaatatacagacaaagagggaaagtttccaactttgaagacaactacctcaactaaataagacgacggtagctttttatttacgtggttaaatatgtagaccacgacggttcgtcagtcattctagcgtcgtctgaaaattgacaaagttgtttttaaaattatagtcttttttttatttgcttgtttaattgcaggtttgatttctctgaacaatggtttttgtttttccctaatttgataaaatataaagaaaaagaaattagggttggtatctaatatagacgacagtatcttattgttttacgtcgtgtgaatgttaataccacgacgtcatattaaaataccgtcgtctatataagattccaaaactttctttcttggccttgtattttatcaaattagaaaacaaaaaccatgattcagaaaaatcaaatctgcaatcaaacattcacagagaaagaaagaagggttttggatccttatatagacgacggtatattactactgacgtcgtgtgaacatcaataccacgacgttatataaatattccgtcgtttatagttaattattacgtcgtttgtagttaattatttcgtcgttgtttaattaccttggttttaaacatttattacgtctgatattatttcattgcgtcgtttaaaatcatatcatacgtcgtcttttattaataaccgtcgtttgtgttcttaatcttttcttgaaatattttcactttcagttttgtctgtaaaaatggtttctcaccaagaccaaagtaaggattctggctccaacaaaaatggaggtaaggagcaagtacctcctcaagagaagtcttcgaagataatgaagtcttcgaagaagatgaagtttgcttcatcatctgctgatacagaaccaaccagcgcgacaacaatctctgatgattcaaaggctggtcgaggtatgagcacaatgcctcgtgttgtgaagagaaaacttcagaaactgaggccaattgttgagtacaataaaagggggaaaggaattggccaagcacacagtgagatgcagtcctatattggtgtgttggcacgctccagagtccCACTTATGGacttgaaatgggctcaaatccccaaggatataaaggagcagatttgggaagcagttgacattgcttttgtagtaggtcaagggggcaagaactctgtcttagcttctgctgccaagaaatggaaggatttcaagtctacactaacgaggcattatatccttccatacaccaatgacagggagagattaagccaaccccctgaaacatataaattcatagagaaagcacaatgggatgcctttgtagcttcaaggctatccaaagattttgagtctgtgcattctcaacatgcacagattagggagaaactcgagtacaatcatcgattgtctcgaaaaggatatgctggtttggaggatcaattagaggaaaccatgcctggggtagaaattgatcgatctaccttatggaagagagctagacaggacaaacatggtaacatccctgatccaaaggtggcaaagaaagcaaaattaattgtaagcctactcactctgttttaaatttttattaaactgtgaataattcttattacgtcttatgttatattttgcgtcgtgtgaatgatattaccacgtcgacattttttaaaacacgtcgttaaaggtctaaataggaatcacaactctgttttctgtaattatagcataagatgtcggtggttcaatttcgcgtcgtctgtattaaattactacgtcgaaatgttttaaacaacgtcgttaaaggtgtgaatattgaatcatccctctgttacataagacgtcggtggtttattaatttcgtcgttttaaaaaactaaccacgtcggtataactaccgtcgtgataaattataataacgtcgatttatatgttattgcgtcgtgtgaaattatataatacgtcgtttgtatataaataaccgtcgtgtgtttttgttcttacttttttatatatctttgtttcaggatgatttgcaaaaacaagtctcggaaggcaaagtcaccgtCTCTGGCAGCAAtaatgtgctgaccatggctttgggccccgagcatccaggcagagtcagaggagtaggtgctgggatctcaccaaagcaatatttcaatttacccaaaccacagagagtgagctttgacgaccgtttgaaggacagtttaagagttctccttcaagaagagactagaaagatggaggctaaggcaagagaagagactttaaggatggaggctagaacgaaacaattggtagaggctgagagggagcatttcctgagtcagctttcccaattaattcccaattttgatccaagcatgcttaaacccagaattagccaaagtcccaaaaatccaatgtctgacaaagcaagctgctctggaggtgatgtgagatcccagcattttgaggatgatactgccaaaaatgggaaacatcaggaagaaaagctaacatatctgaactttgaattctctgtttttttaaaaaccattagacgtcgttattattaataaaaccgtcgtttgaaatacataccacgacgattttaaaaataaaccgtcgtttgtatttcaataccacgtcgtatttagtttacttgttttacacgccattaaacgtcgttatttttaaaactttgtggtttttagacgacggagttaatcattcccgacgtcatagatgaagagaataaagaagaaaaacaagatgaaaagcagaaagaagatgacgaccaggtatgttcacataactttgccttttttatttgtttttcaaaattccagacgtcgatatttttctttaaaccgtcgtttgtttacaacttagacggcggaattgttttctaagacgtaataaataattcaccacgacggttttttcaccgtcgtttaaattgttttcagacgacgttttattccttaaaccgtcgtttttattgaattaccacgtcattttttttatttctttaaacaggttactaaagttgttgattattcaaatatggaggcgccatcttctttacaaaccctttgtcgttatgtggaaacgacactcgtgcctcaagataagaccctgcactttacaattgataaggaggtctttggtctagagcgcgataccttcctcctgcctgaagatattacacaatttgcaggcatggaggaaataggagctacagtcattgctgtatatatgaggtttgtcattctaaaataatacgtcgttggtttatttattgcgtcgtcttaactaactaaccacgtcgttagtatgtaccgtcgtgataaatttattataacgtcgttgtctatttcagtacgtcgtgtgaaaccttataatacgtcgttttgttatacataaccgtcatgtgttttttttgcgctgacttgtttatattattttatatatttaggtacttacacgatgttttaaaacaagcaaatatgtgcacaatggttggctttatcgaccctgctacagttagtgccagctctggcacaatagctgacagatcacgaatGGTAGCAtcacgacttcagaagactgacggtgaacagattttcctgatgccttacaatccagggttagtctccttaacaggattttgtttttatgattttcaataaatgacagcgtataaactaaccacgtcggtgttttattctattgagtcgtttgaaacgactaaccacgtcggtagttatttatcgtagTGATAAATATacaatgtcgtcgattgctactttatttcgtcgtgtgaaatattataatacgtcgtttttgtaaataaccgtcgtttttatattaattttgtgcagccgtcattggatcttgctgattgtaagagcaaagagggaaacagtctattttctggatcctctgccaggatatcgtgtggtcgatgaagaggccaaaaacatcgtgaacagtgccataaaaatttataattcccacatagccagatcaggccgtaaggcagtcatttggaaaactctgtcaggcacaccaaagcaacccagcaatgtcgaatgcgggtattacgtgatgcgcttcatgaaggacatcatcatggatccttccttggggtttgagaagaaggtaagaagaaataaccttcaaacattttacgtcgttttttgtattatcaacgacggtcatgtaaaattatcgtcgttgaatagatatactacgtcggttatggtcgtctgtgattgaatttccttttatttataaaccctaatagtcattgtttttatgcagtatgcgaagggaaaacaggaagagccatacccccaagaagcaattgatgaagtccggaatgaatgggtagagtttgtttgccttcaacttaaataggggaattattgaacacttgatatttatgtataatgtacaaattttgtctataatatataatgtaaaaatttgttgaggttttcttaaagtaaaaacaaaaacaaacatacaaaatgcgttaccgacgtgtaataattttccaacgacgtaataaagtcaaaagccgtcgttttttgtggtttcgttttaaacaaatccgacgtaaaaggatatttagacgatgttctttgaacaatggagtcgtttatggtttacaacgtcttcaatttcttaagggttcagggtagtactttgtaacgacagcggttaagtcgaggaatatatattttacgtcggatagttaaatatccgccatcgtttctcatttaaacgacgtcattttaacaacttagtcgtctcttacaatttacaacgtctacaatttattaacaccgacgtgatttgttgttgtgataagaatattttattatttttatatcaaaatattcaaaataaatttaaaataaatcagaaaaatgcaaagtcaactcctatgaagtcattgatatattttcttccccctaaagcttgaaaaaattcattttgaataacaaaaatttaaaatgaacatccaaaataaaattgttttgatgagtcataaaatcacttctagttttatggtttagggtttagagtctagggtttagagattagggttgttatttattggggtttatttttaaagtataatttttgggtagtctagggtatatattaggctgtaaaaccataaacccttttataaatttaatttttaaaattatataatttagttttaagggtttagggtattaattgttaacgacggtggttgagtcgtggaatacatatgttacatCGTGCAGTAaattatccgacatggtttctgcgttaaacgacgtcattttaatatgtaagtcgtgtattattatttacaacgttttcaatttcttaaccccgacgtggtttttcagtcgtctttatatcaaaatattgaaaataaatttaaaattaatccgaaaaatgaagcgtcaaaataaacggcgttacgttcagtgtttccgtcgtggaatattacatttacgtcggttcttgtagaactttcgccatggtttttctttcgacgttttaaagagcgcgcgctctaaaaattttcacgcgtcctaaatttttttatatttggctcttattcttattcttctaaccctgaaccctaaaattttcagatttcgtgcaacataacatttcgctctctcacttctgctctaattaaaagttgctctGTCACTTctgctccgtcgaatctgtgagctcgtccaacctgtaagtacaaaccctatcttccccttgtaaattcattgaatgatattaggttgttttgttaaagggttttaggtatatgctttgcgatatgttaataatgtgcttataagtatgggttcatggattttctgtttaatgggttcatggattacattatctgttatgttgaattgggaatggatttaattttgtcggatcttttaatcaccctatgttatgttgaattgggaatggatttattgttttcatgcttggtttcatgtatatgttggtttcttgcttggtttcatatatatgttgtgttcttaatgggttttgggttcttgaaaataaactgagacacgacgcctttttaggcatacgacgacgattacacgacggtttatgaaaaaaccgtcgttgtattaattatacacgacggtgttttcataaaccgtcgtttgtattacttatattagacgacgtctgttgaaaatccgtcgtctatatatgccaaatacgtctgtttttgtttaaaacccgtcgtctctgttgtgtattacttgctattaaatctttgtataatctgctatagtgatggtcattgcctgtattttcactttattatagataataggttatagtgtcggagatggataagtcatggatgcactcggatagaagatcgaaggcatatgagtttggggtggaagcatttttgaactttactgtagaaaatcttctaactacaacacatatccgttgtccatgtgttaaatgtgttaatttgaagttgtttggggttggaattataagggatcacttatactttaatggaattgaccaaagctataagaattggacatttcacggagaaccttgggaagcaactactaatgctagtagaaatgttgaagaagatgatggccatagtaggtacagttttgtgtctgaagaaattgatatggatgataatgattttggttccgatccgtatgagtttgccaatgtgattggggatagagatcaaccagtgtaccctggttgtagaaagtacacgaagttatcggcattagtgaagttgtataatttgaaggcaaaacatgggatgagtgatgtctgttttacagaattattgatacttcaaggcgatttgcttccagaaggaaatacaataccaacctctatgtatgaggctaaaaagactttgtgtgcattggggctgagttatgagaaaatgcacgcatgccccaatgattgcatcttgtataggaaggagtatgaggattcaactaactgtcctacttgtggtatctcaaggtggaaggaaggcaaagattcaatcttgaaagagggtgtgccagcgaaggtggtgtggtattttcctccaattccaaggtttaaaaggatgtttcaatcacatgagacagctaagagtttgacttggcatgctgctagaaaatcaattgacggtcagatgtctcatccggcggattccccgtcttggaaacttcttgatgataaatggcctgagtttggtaatgagccgagaaacttgagattggctctttcatctgatggattcaatccccacagttctctaagtagcagatatagttgttggccggttatcttagttacatataatctccctccatggctgtgcatgaaacgaaagttcatgatgttaaccttattgattttcggtcctaaacaacccgaaaatgatatagacgtctacttggagcctttgattgatgatttaaaatctttgtgggatgggattagaggagtgtatgatgcacataatggagaatactttacactcagagctgcattaatgtgaacaattaatgatttccccgcctatggaaacttatctggttgtgttgttaaaggatataaagcttgtccaatatgcgacgatgatacacctagtcacaggttgaaaaatggccacaaaatttgttacattgggcgtagaaaatggttaccaatctatcatccatataggaggcaacgtgcagcttttaatgggaaacctgaatatggcatacctctcgagccattaaccggagaagaagtgctgcatatggttgaaaatggtgacagagtttgttggaagaagaaatcaatattctttgatctcgagtattggaaataccttcctgtgaggcatgccctagatgttatgcacattgagaagaatgtttgcgatagtattattggtacattgctggagatccctggaaaaaataaagatgggattgctgctcgattagatttattgaacatgggggtcaaaactgatttgcaacccgagtatggagaaagacgtactcgtttgcctcctgggccttggaatttgtcaagagcagagaagagagaggtttgcaattctttctatggtatgaaggtccctgaaggttattcttcaaatattaaaaatcttgtatctttacaagattcaagacttcttggccttaaatcacatgattgtcataccttaatgcaacaattgctccctgtggcaattcgttctgttttggagaagcctgcaaggtatgcaataactcgtttgtgcttcttcttcaatgctatatgtgcaaagactgttgttgtttccaagctagataagttggaagaagatgtagtagttactctgtgtttgcttgagaagtactttcccccttcattctttgatatcatggttcatctagtagtacatcttgtcagagaagttcgtctatgtgggccagtatat
This window encodes:
- the LOC109946824 gene encoding uncharacterized protein LOC109946824, with amino-acid sequence MRLLFEKVRHLESEQHRSHQPFWSKPRPGPFTERILHYHQEKDIQPLRIAFYTGTEDPLTHIHSFQSALGCKGLTDEGMCLLFPSTLSGAAPNWFYKLHPRTINSFDSLKQTFLDHFMIQTDRLYSADDLYMLQQAEDEPLREYAARFSHEYYRFPETNDRTAFGAFKSGLRESNFRYLVHSNSCNTYTELMKKAAVHAKAEYFNSKRGPANLARNTFADPPFASVPPSASPQHSIPAPSTQGTQKPKRKDSYPYPFSNNKRGRHGNHHQSSGGNPPKTADRAPLPFTPRPKFEVFATLNTTYENVLVREALIIPKPPPRRPSSKPMPNTGVFCCFHQFSGQDTESCVALRNIIEGLIREGKLDRYVHNLAPPPNPPNNKST